One part of the Treponema peruense genome encodes these proteins:
- a CDS encoding pallilysin-related adhesin: MQKKIIIGLLVCAVAALSVAFIVKKYFYSSDNQKVSASIVVPRVESEKEKSVENSSAVDEENTITSLIPLHSDETLISIVSMDFDGDSFDDQINAVKTSSSPYLSLVVGLYNPSISEYERMSVIPTEISQVRTFTYTGMDLTGDHRVSLVYQGFAENGDSILKAFFVGRKNGRFSLQVIADFRGDGTIFIQQVDRYDEYERSRAKGMSFPIWVYSSDVSKENTTDQLQTRYDWNEESGKYEQTRQIRVAGSRLAAKELARIQDGTVATFAGFLNGLWVKSGAREGEMSSLFFDYNLKEIIFFRDDVEEVYNWAHSTIRRNGIYLTAINQEIQNLQRRVDVSLRSVDSIHIRIQDDVRMPIIESNVWDGDYKKFTNASLSSQYTDSGKSSSKKILSLLESKKSWTTSDGTEIKFAGGRYVSAGEGEKTSGIYTDVNLGNSSFVQFRSEAGNILDGFFLAAEAEDSANIILSPYRVQPDSVYPEEKRPVVLTPGADKESVN, translated from the coding sequence ATGCAAAAGAAAATAATCATCGGGCTTTTGGTCTGTGCAGTCGCTGCACTGTCAGTTGCCTTTATTGTAAAAAAGTATTTTTATTCTTCAGATAACCAGAAAGTTTCAGCCTCAATTGTTGTTCCGCGCGTAGAGTCAGAAAAAGAAAAGTCTGTAGAAAACAGTTCTGCAGTTGATGAAGAAAATACAATAACTTCCCTGATTCCTCTTCATTCAGATGAAACGCTTATAAGCATTGTGAGCATGGATTTTGACGGCGACAGTTTTGATGACCAGATAAATGCCGTAAAAACTTCATCTTCACCTTATCTTTCACTTGTTGTGGGGCTTTATAATCCTTCCATATCTGAGTACGAAAGAATGTCTGTTATTCCGACAGAAATCTCGCAGGTTAGAACTTTTACCTATACCGGAATGGATTTGACTGGTGACCACAGAGTTTCCCTTGTGTACCAGGGTTTTGCAGAAAACGGTGATTCCATATTGAAGGCATTTTTTGTCGGACGCAAAAACGGCAGGTTCAGCCTTCAGGTAATTGCAGATTTTCGCGGTGACGGTACAATTTTTATACAGCAGGTTGACCGCTATGACGAATATGAGCGTTCACGTGCAAAAGGCATGAGCTTTCCTATTTGGGTTTACAGTTCCGATGTGTCCAAAGAAAACACAACAGACCAGCTTCAGACAAGATATGACTGGAATGAAGAAAGCGGTAAGTATGAGCAGACGCGCCAGATTCGTGTTGCAGGAAGCCGTCTTGCAGCAAAGGAACTTGCAAGAATCCAGGACGGAACTGTTGCCACATTTGCCGGATTTTTGAACGGTCTCTGGGTTAAAAGCGGCGCCCGTGAAGGTGAAATGAGCAGCCTGTTTTTTGACTACAACCTTAAGGAAATAATTTTCTTCAGGGACGATGTTGAAGAAGTATACAACTGGGCACACAGCACAATCAGGCGCAACGGAATTTACCTTACCGCCATAAACCAGGAAATCCAAAATCTGCAGCGCCGTGTGGATGTTTCTTTGAGAAGCGTAGACAGCATTCATATAAGAATCCAGGACGATGTTCGCATGCCTATCATCGAAAGCAATGTCTGGGACGGAGACTACAAAAAATTTACAAATGCGTCACTTTCTTCACAGTATACAGATTCCGGAAAATCTTCTTCGAAAAAGATTTTGTCCCTGCTTGAATCAAAAAAATCCTGGACTACTTCTGACGGAACAGAAATTAAATTTGCAGGCGGAAGATATGTTTCTGCAGGTGAAGGCGAAAAGACTTCAGGCATTTACACAGACGTAAACCTTGGCAACTCTTCTTTTGTTCAGTTCAGGTCTGAAGCCGGTAATATTCTGGACGGATTTTTCCTTGCTGCAGAGGCAGAAGATTCAGCTAATATAATTCTGAGCCCTTACCGCGTGCAACCAGACAGCGTTTACCCCGAAGAAAAACGGCCTGTGGTTCTGACTCCCGGCGCAGACAAAGAAAGCGTTAACTGA
- a CDS encoding TonB-dependent receptor, with protein MKRLAFTAAAFVLFTAAAVCQETNLPHITTTVIRSLPADAVVIDGEKLKNFSSAEQALESAGFSFKKTNDELTFHGYWNSSIKVYINGILMNDPNTGKFDFSTLDFDSVKSIKIDTSAADGAVSVYIGTFSSDYNSAHGEFSAFSKSYLNSINDTSGAKTSFSVPLVFESGSALYLQENLSASQEKNHYGYRQTDFSKAPSFLQSYSGYKKEYAGHENILANNSLCISYSDARLPGATAALSSYISFADENCGVTGGTYYTRENQKKISFATSLPVFIPHEKWNIKILPSYKFSDLDYTNDARKLFLRNRYSVNNCTFFSEATVLDFLKFTANISYDFSDENHSNVKKTEDSSQTNAATEQKISHTLFTSSFSAAAAFDFYGWNITLALPVNYFDPSKTWTLLYNACVQKKIILPRSDSIDFFIRASRNSTSPVFQQLYYSGNGGKGNESLVPETAFSFTAGSEYKGKINAFVKPFLVFYKDKIGWNYNGTEWLCKNFGSSVNYGSDFFVSSAKLFDPFFIDASYTFCRARLTSDSSVRGNQIMYTPVHSLSLSCGISFLKNFKWSAQFAYFSKKFTDNSNKSFIPDYYNLDTKLEWKSSGLSLSLLWKNVFDFQYAAADSTPYPGTSLTLSVSLSF; from the coding sequence TTGAAAAGACTTGCATTTACTGCCGCTGCATTTGTTTTGTTTACAGCAGCGGCAGTCTGCCAGGAAACAAATCTTCCCCATATAACAACAACTGTAATCCGCAGCCTTCCCGCAGATGCAGTTGTTATTGACGGTGAAAAGCTTAAAAATTTTTCTTCGGCAGAGCAGGCTTTGGAGTCTGCAGGATTTTCTTTCAAAAAAACAAACGACGAACTTACTTTTCATGGCTACTGGAATTCTTCAATCAAAGTTTACATAAACGGAATTCTGATGAACGATCCCAATACCGGAAAATTTGATTTTTCTACACTGGACTTTGATTCTGTAAAATCAATTAAAATAGACACTTCCGCAGCAGACGGAGCAGTGAGCGTTTATATAGGAACATTTTCTTCTGACTACAACAGCGCGCACGGTGAGTTTTCTGCCTTTTCAAAAAGTTATCTTAACTCAATAAACGATACATCGGGTGCAAAAACTTCTTTTTCTGTGCCGCTGGTTTTTGAGAGCGGTTCGGCACTGTACCTGCAGGAAAATTTAAGCGCGTCGCAGGAAAAAAATCATTACGGTTACCGCCAAACGGACTTTTCAAAAGCCCCGTCTTTTTTGCAGTCTTACAGCGGTTACAAAAAAGAATATGCAGGACACGAAAATATTTTGGCAAACAATTCTCTGTGTATTTCATATTCTGACGCGCGGCTTCCCGGAGCAACAGCGGCTCTTTCTTCATACATTTCTTTTGCTGACGAAAACTGTGGTGTTACAGGCGGAACATATTACACGCGTGAAAACCAGAAAAAAATTTCTTTTGCAACGTCTCTTCCTGTATTTATTCCGCATGAAAAATGGAATATAAAAATTCTTCCTTCATATAAATTTTCTGATTTGGACTACACAAATGATGCGCGTAAACTTTTTTTGCGCAACAGATATTCTGTAAACAACTGCACATTTTTTTCAGAAGCGACAGTTCTGGATTTTTTGAAATTCACCGCAAATATTTCGTATGACTTTTCTGACGAGAATCATTCAAATGTAAAAAAAACAGAAGACTCTTCACAAACTAACGCCGCAACTGAACAAAAAATTTCGCATACACTTTTTACATCTTCATTTTCTGCTGCCGCTGCCTTTGATTTTTACGGCTGGAATATTACACTTGCTTTGCCTGTAAATTATTTTGATCCATCAAAAACATGGACGCTTTTATACAATGCGTGCGTTCAGAAAAAAATTATTCTGCCGCGTTCAGATTCAATTGATTTTTTTATAAGAGCGTCGCGCAATTCCACAAGCCCAGTTTTTCAGCAGCTGTATTATTCTGGCAACGGGGGAAAGGGCAATGAATCTCTTGTTCCCGAAACTGCATTTTCTTTTACCGCAGGTTCAGAATACAAAGGAAAAATAAATGCTTTTGTAAAACCGTTTCTTGTTTTTTACAAAGACAAAATTGGCTGGAACTATAACGGAACAGAATGGCTTTGCAAAAATTTCGGTTCGTCTGTAAATTACGGCAGCGATTTTTTTGTTTCTTCTGCAAAACTTTTTGATCCTTTTTTTATAGATGCATCCTATACTTTCTGCCGTGCGCGCCTTACATCAGATTCTTCTGTAAGAGGAAACCAGATTATGTACACGCCCGTACATTCCCTTTCGCTTTCCTGCGGAATATCTTTTTTGAAAAATTTTAAATGGTCCGCGCAGTTTGCATATTTTTCAAAAAAATTTACAGACAATTCAAACAAATCTTTTATTCCGGATTATTACAATCTTGACACAAAACTTGAATGGAAAAGTTCCGGTCTGAGCCTATCGCTTCTGTGGAAAAACGTATTTGACTTTCAGTATGCCGCGGCCGACAGTACGCCTTACCCCGGAACCTCGCTGACACTTTCTGTCTCGTTAAGTTTTTAA